The genomic segment ATAATCTCTAAGTTGCTTACTGAGAGGTTGAAGACGGTGATGGATAAATTGGTGGATGTCCACCAAATGGCTTTCTTGAAAGGAAGACAAATTTTGGATGTAGCTTTACTAGCAAATGAGCTGATGGACTCTAGGGTAAGACAGAATATCCCAGGAATTCTATGTAAACTGGATATAGAGAAGGCTTATGATCATGTGAACTGGAGATGTCTCTTGAAGATTCTCAGGGATATGGGATTTGGCAATAAGTGGTTGAATTGGATTAATTTTGCATATCCAATGTCAAATTTTCACTTATCATCAATGGAAATACTGAAGGAttttttaattctcaaagagGATTGAGACAGGGAGATCCTCTCTCCCCTTTCCTCTTCATTTTAGCCATGGAGGGGCTCAATCACATGATCAAAAAAGCAAATGCAAATGGGTGGATGAAGGGTTTCAGTGCTCTAACAAATAGGGGTCATGCCATGGAAGTAACTCATCTGCTGTATGCAGATGATTCTCTGGTCTTTTGTGAAGCAGAGGTATTACACAAGTCAGGCATCTGAGGGCTATTCTTACTATTTTTGAAGGTATTTCTGGGCTGCATGTAAACTGGCACAAGAGCCATCTTTTTCCAGTGAATCAAGTTGGTAATCTCCAAGAGATAGCTGAGAACTTAGACTGCCAAGTGGGTTCTCTGCCCACAAAATACCTGGGCATGCCCCTGGGTGCTAAGAACAAAGAATTGGAAATATGGTGTGAGGTGTTGGagaaatgtgaaaggaagctggCTAGATGGAAGAGCCAGTACTTATCTCTGGGGGATAGAGTGTCTCTGGCATggtaacaaagaaaagaaaggccATAATCTGGTGAATTGGGATGATGTGACACTTAGTAAAACTCAAGGAGGTTTGGGGATAAAGAACTTAAGTATACAGAATAACTGTCTACTACTTAAGTGGCTATGGAGATTCTGCTTTGAAGATAGGGCCTTATGGAAAAGATTCATTGCACATAAATATGGTCTCCTAAATCAGTGGACCACTTTGGAAGTTGATGGAACCTTTGGGTGTAGTGTATGGAAGACAATTAGAAGGTTGTAGCCCTTGCTCAATAGTAATATGCACATAAAGGTGAGGAATGGGCTAAAAACAGATTTTTGGAATGAAAAATGGATAGGAGATACTAGTCTAAAAGAGTTGTTCCCAGACTTATACATCATAAGTCTTCAAAAGAATGCTACTGTCTTTCAAATGTGGAGCAATCAAGGATggagtttgatttttagaaGAGCCTTGAATTATTGGGAAATAGACAGAGTAACAAACTTGCTTCAGATTTTAGGTACCTTCCAGGGCACCTCAATTGGCCTTAATAGACCTGTCTGGGAGCTGCATATTAAGGGGGATTTCACAGTAAAGTCTTGTTATTGGAGCATGAATAGCAATCAGTTAATGCTAGTAGACTGGCCTTGGAAGCTAATTTGGAAGGTCAAAGCTCCTCATAAGGTAGCCTGCTTTACATGGTTGGTAATCAGAAGAGCATGCCTAACTCATGAAGCTTTACAAAGAAGAGGTACTCAGATTTGCTCAAGGTGTTTTATGCGTGGACAAGAAACAGAGATCAATGGTCACCTGTTCCTACATTGCAAAACAGCTGTAAATCTGTGGAGCATGTTCTTGTGTTTACTTGGAGTGCGTTGGGTCATGCCAAAGACCACTTTTGAACTTTTGAACAGTTGGAAAGGAATTGGAAAAAGAAGATCTGAGGAGAACTGGTGGGAGAGCATACCAGCATGCATCTGGTGGGCATTATGGAAAGAAAGGACTGCAAGATGTTTTCATGATAAAGGCAGCAGCACTCAAAAGATCAAGATGAAGTGCCTTagtttactttattttttgtgtaaacAGGATATGGTGGGGGAAGCAAAATCTTTAGTTGATTTCATGGGACATCTGTAAAGTCtagttttttcttgttttaggGTAGTATCTGCCTACCAAGGGATGTAAGATTATACCTTATCACTCCTATGATGAGTTTTTTGTGTGAATATAAAGTTAccttttactcaaaaaaaaaaaaaaaaaaaaaaaaaaaaaaaaaaaaagaacttatgttgtgttaaattggatgaagtgtCTAATTGAACTAAATTGGCACAATTGCCGGAGTTAAATCAGCTATCATTTTCTCAATTCTATCTCTATGACACCGTTGTGCTCTTTTACAGAAAAATCAGATAATTTGTCTTCTGCTATGTCCATGTATGAAAGCATTGAGTCAGAATTGGAAATCGTTGAGAAATTTGACGAATCCCACTTGGAGGAAACATGTGTCCTGGTTGAAGAGGAGAGGATACATGTTCCCCATGGTCCAGTCAAACAGAAGTCCTATAAGGTAGGTCCTCCGTCTTTCTCTCTcttatatatttctttcttgtatttattttcttgcttAAATGCATCTTTTAGATTTTGTTAACTGTTTCGGTTATATTTTCTCAGAAGAAGCTTCGGGAAGCTTTCTCCACGAAAAAGAGGTTGACTAGGAAAGAGTATGAACAACTTGGAGCACTATATGGAGATCAACAGTTCAACCTAGAGGCTGAGGACAAGGTGATGCCTGCTCTTTCCATGAATTCAAACACAAAAATGTTGTCTGCTAATGATCATCCTGAATCTGAGTGGGAGATTTTATAGTTCTGATGATGCTGTAGATAGTATTGTTACTTTCCAATCAATCCATGGCGTCCTAGAGAAACGAAGCTTGAAAGATGACTCACCAACTGTTGATATTATTATCTGCTATCCGCTTTATAAAATTGCATAAAGTATCAACATCCGTTCCTCTAGTAGTGCTAGCCAGTAGATAATACGTAGTGGTACCTTGAAGAACCAATCCTTATATGAGGTATGGCCATCTTGTATCCAATCTTggcattttcatgaattatatatatatatatatatatgataacttTTTACAGTGTTAAAGCTGTCATTGGTCTAACTTATTATACGTCATTAGTTGGTATGCATGTATTGTGGTTCATCTACTATGTGACGCAGTTTGTTTTGCATTTTGTAATTAGTGTTCATGTGTGTATATCCGTAGTAATAACTGCTTAACTGCTGGAGGGTATTGTTACGCCCTGAAAAGTGCAACTTTTACAATAGATCATGTCGTTTTCACTTGAGTTTTTCGACTGTTATCTAGCTAAAGTAGTTGCTGCAAGAGTTGATTTCCATGAATCTGGTTAATTGCGAAATCATTGTCAGAAATCACTCGGATTCGGCCTATTAGAAATAGGTAAATGTGCACTTTCATGTAATGTTTTCTCTGCAGGGCAGTTCACCATGAATAGTTGCACTTGCTAATATGTATCCCCACATTAATACAGCAAATAATATAGCCTGCTAGGGATGTGCATTATTCGGATTAAACCGAGAAAccaaatcgaaccaaaccaaattttaatttggaTTGCTTTTCTGGTTTGGTTTCGCATtgaggaattaattttttttttttttttggtttggatttggatttagaaaaataaaaaccgaattatttaatattatgtatatatattatttttatttaacattATACCATTTAAGGAAGTTTGAGTTTCAGTGTTTTACCATTTTCAACCTTTCTTACTTACTGGCCTATTTGTATTAGAGTATAAAATGGCTCATTCCCAATCTTTAGTGTATGGACACGTGTTTATATACTTCTAAATATTgtgataaattttttttttttttttttttttgatgacgtgggaacccgcagccgctgtcataaaaaataattaaaaaaaaaatattgtgatAAAGTTTTTCCCGCAACTTGTATTAGAAAATATATCTAAGAGATTTGACTTGATTACTTCTCATTCTCTATAATAGCTGTTCATTTCcaccattcaaatataataattcagttatattaattattttatatggcACACCCGAATAACCAAATAGAAAAAAACCgaactagaaagaaaaaaacctAACCAAACCAAACTTATTTTGGTTCAGATTGTATTGTACAAAATCGAGAAACCGAAATCGAACAATGTAAAGCCAAATGAACATCCCTAAGCCTGCTGATGGTAAATCTCTTATTTTCAAGCAACCAAATGTGTGAGACTCGGGGAATCAATGGGGTGATCCAAAACCAGGGATGCATATAGTAGCCTATTCCATGTATCAGGCAGTCCAGGCAGGCACCAATGGCTACAATCAGCATAACTCTCTGGTGGCTTTAATTTTCTGTTCATCAGTTCTGGTCCTTTCATTTTGTTATAAACTGATGGATGTGCATCTAAACGGTGCTCTGAGAGCTTGGTAATGTCTAAGTATCTTACAGggattctcatttttgacaatGTTTTTTCAACAATCTTCGTCAGGGACTCAGAAAAATGTAATACATGTGATGTATCTGTGATCGGTTGCGTTTTATTGTAACATCCATTTTCAGTTTTGTGTTCTGGGGAAATGCTTCTGAAGAAAACTGTTGTTTTGGTCAAGTTAACATTCTGATCTATCCAATTTGCCCAGGTTCTCATTGCAACCTCAAATGCTGATTCTAACTTCAGCTCATCAACTAATTTTCCCTTGTACTCGAATAAGTCCCACCTGCATGCAAAGTCTATTTATTTTAACATGTTGTAGCAGGTAATCTGTCTGAAATCTCACTTTTGACGGACGGTTGTCTATATTTATTTGATAGTACTGTGAATATTCTTTCAGCATAGAGATGTTAAACTAATaaaccttcaagagaattcattaGTGAACTTACGCCTTGAACTTCCCTAGATGCCCCCACCAATGGCCTGTATTGAACACCATGATGTCAGCTCCTTGCCAACGCCTAGACGATAAATCGATTGTCTCCAGTCTCAAAATTTTAGGTGCACCAGCATTATTCGAGTCGAACTGGACAAGAAATGGGTCCCAGTAGAACTCTACAGTAACGTTGTAGTCCTAGAAAAGCAGAAAATTAACTTCATATGAGGATGAACATTGAAGCCACGGGTGACTTAAAAGTCGCATGAATTATAACATGGGACATGTCTGAAAGTGCGGAAAAATAAAATTCGTGGTCTTGAAGGTGCAGCAGACGTGTGCATGTGACCACAGTCCGGAACccaaatgacccaaaaaaattggaaatgaaccaaaatacctcaagaaaaagaaaagtgataCCAAAGTACTCTTAACACAGTTAATTATAAAGGCTCGGTTAAGTCCAATAatgcagtaaattactgcgttatTCTGTGTTTTTTTTCCCAGTTAAttactctctttcttttaaattttcacACTTTTTCCGTACTTTGGCCATAGATGATTTGCTACGGGActccggaacttcaatattttatatagaacctgattttttttgtgcgattaataattCAAGCTCAATATATCAAGGATACGCAAAACTTCGGGTCGtcattttagtggttgaaaagtgctcgaagtaagtttttatttgaaaacttgttatcattagctttaagtttattttttagggtttagatttaagtgtgttattttttagttaatgcgtaactttatttagAATATTTTGCGATTTTTCTATAATTAATTTAGGATGTCACACGGGTTAGTTATAAACAATAACAAAgagtaaaataaattttatcatTAAGAAATATGCGCAGAAAATATACTTAAGAAATATATATGCTTAAAAAAGTcgcaacatattcgaaataaagttacgcattaactaaaaaatagtacgcttaaatctaaaccctaaaaaatataataaaaacttaaagctaatgataacaagttttcaaacaaaaacttacttcgagcacttttcaaccactaaaacgatgACCCGAAGTtttgcgtatccttgatgtattgagcctacattattaatcgcaaaaaaaaatcgggttctatataaaatattgaagttccggagtctcgaagcatgattattCTACGGCCAAAGTACgcaaaaaatgtgaaaatttaaagaaagagagtaattaaccaaaaaaaaaaaaatagaataacgcAATAATTTACTGCGTTAAGGGTACTTtggtatcactttttttttctaggggtattttggttcattttcactttttttggttCATTTAGGTTCCGGACTCCATGTGACTGCACCATTGCACCAGGGCGCCGGTGAGGGCACTTGCATTGGAAAAAATAAGTGCCTAAGTTGATTTACCTTAGCTTTGAAGACTTTATAGGAGCCACTGCTATAATGAAGATGGGCTCTTGAAGGAGGAATTGTAGAATAAAGAAGACACACGAGAGATTCCCATTGGTTCCTGTTTAGGGAATCTCCAACTACGATGATCCTCTTGCCTCTAAGCCTCTTCAACATATCTCTGCCATTGAAGCTGCATTTGctcatgaaagaaagaaaaaaagagtttaaCTTTCTATATACTGAtccaaaataaagaaagggttGAAACAAGAAAACGAGTGAACAGTTTTCCTACCTTGGGATCACACAATCATGACCTTCCCATGACCAATTTTCATAATCAAAATCAGGCCTTCCATTCTTCTGGCAGCTCACTTGTTCACTAAGGAATGGACATTGTGGTGCTTCATAATATCGGCTCTCCATTGGATTGTAAACCCATCTTCCATCAAATATGTTGCACTTGTTCTTGCTGTTTTTCTGTATTATATCTCCGTCATCTTCTCTGCTTCTAGTTGGTTTCGAGATTTCTAAATTTTCAGAAGGGGAAAAGCTATCATCTAAAGACCATGCCATGTTGAACATGGCATTTTGTATAGCCCTGAAATGCCCCGCCTCATTGTCGTGCTGGCATAGCAAGAAAATGAAGCAGCTAATGAAGCTAACAAATGTGCATAGCATCCATTTCTGAGTGACTTTTGGTTTGGTTTCCATGTTGATTATTGGTTTCTTGTGTGAGTAGTAATTAATATTGATGAGAAAACATAGAACAAGTGGTTTGCAGGTAAATTGAAGTGGTTCAAGGTGATAATTTGTGAAGTTACTTATAACCTAACTGCACTTTGTGAAGCTAGTCAACTAACCTTCTGCTTTCTTCTACAACTACTTGTCCTGAAAATGACCTTAAAAAAGTTTTGGACCATTTTTTCCTCTTTGCTAATAGAATTCAAGTGCACTTACTATAATGTTATGGTACAGGCTATCAGTGcaacttttatttatgtatgaaaaggaaattaaaataccaaattattTGTCACATCAAACATTTCTCATTTCCCTATGTAATTATGtgagctgattttttttttttttggtactatGGATTCAATCCCATGAAAAAGATCAGTGACTATAAATAGATTAAAACCAAATATGGATAGTGGAACTTGCAGGTGCAGAGGTGCAGGTGAATTGAAGTTGTTCAAGGTGATAATTTGTGAAGTTTCTTATATTGTAACTGCACTTTGTGAATAGGAAAATGGATGAGAAGCTAGCTAACTAACTCTCTGCTTTCTTCTACAACTACTTGTCCTGAAAATGACCTCAAAATTTTGGACCATTTTTTCCTATTTGCTAGTAGAATTCAAGTGCACTTACTATAATGTTATGTAGTACAAAGCAATGGGCGGGTTACCATGTAAACAACGCCAGAAATAAATGGTTGAAATAACACgcccaaattctaaacttaaaagcaaatgaaattaaaacGCGCCTGATCATGACCCGCCCAACTTGACCTAGTTCTTTGAAGGGTCTATTTTCTAGGTTCATGGAAAACATTTTCGTGGAATATTTtcggaaaaaatatttttcacaaatatcAACATACCCCAAACTTATGAGATacatgatacaagaaaagtGAATAcataggaaaaaataaaataaatctcaagtaataaactcaaattaaagtaaatcttaaaaatgGGTTAGTATTGGGCCAAGTTGAAGATTACTTTAAAATGAGCTATGTGGGTGGGCTAAAATTAGCTCAATATGAATTTATCTTGAGcccaacccataaaattttggaCGGATTAGGCGGGCCATCAACTTTTGGGCCATCTTTGACACCCCTAGTACAGACTATCTCTCCAACTTTTATTTATGTAGGAAAAGgaaatcaaaataccaaatcaCTGTTATATCAAACATTTCTCATTTCCCTATGGCATTATGTGAGGTGATGTTTTTGTATTCTTGTTACTATGGTGTGATTCCCATAAAAAATCTCAGTGACTATAAATGGATAAAGACCTATAGATGGATAGTAGAACATGCAGTGGCAGAGGAAAATTTAAGAAACTGGGAAATTGACTGGTTGAGACCTCAACATTTTAAGAAAGCATTGCCAATTATATGTAGAATTTACTCGAAAGGgattcattttcttttgtgaTTTGTGTTATGTTGTCAATTTCCACTTTCCCTCCTCTAACAAGTTGAACAAACAGTGGACTagtttctctttctctttttttcttcatctttcaaaACAATTTAACGTGACGGAAAATAGTTTTATGACTTTACAGTGCTGGAATTTAGAGACTTTTCTATTACAGTGG from the Lycium ferocissimum isolate CSIRO_LF1 chromosome 11, AGI_CSIRO_Lferr_CH_V1, whole genome shotgun sequence genome contains:
- the LOC132037732 gene encoding protein trichome birefringence-like 42; the protein is METKPKVTQKWMLCTFVSFISCFIFLLCQHDNEAGHFRAIQNAMFNMAWSLDDSFSPSENLEISKPTRSREDDGDIIQKNSKNKCNIFDGRWVYNPMESRYYEAPQCPFLSEQVSCQKNGRPDFDYENWSWEGHDCVIPSFNGRDMLKRLRGKRIIVVGDSLNRNQWESLVCLLYSTIPPSRAHLHYSSGSYKVFKAKDYNVTVEFYWDPFLVQFDSNNAGAPKILRLETIDLSSRRWQGADIMVFNTGHWWGHLGKFKAWDLFEYKGKLVDELKLESAFEVAMRTWANWIDQNVNLTKTTVFFRSISPEHKTENGCYNKTQPITDTSHVLHFSESLTKIVEKTLSKMRIPVRYLDITKLSEHRLDAHPSVYNKMKGPELMNRKLKPPESYADCSHWCLPGLPDTWNRLLYASLVLDHPIDSPSLTHLVA